Proteins encoded within one genomic window of Humulus lupulus chromosome 1, drHumLupu1.1, whole genome shotgun sequence:
- the LOC133793326 gene encoding L-ascorbate oxidase homolog codes for MVVLNQAKGAVRRFALMILVLGLVCAEDPYRYFDWTVSYGDIYPLGVKQRGILINGLFPGPNIYAVTNDNLIINVKNNLPEPFLLSWSGIQNRKNSFLDGVSGTTCAIPPGKNYTYKLQAKDQIGSFYYFPSTAFHKAAGGFGAIKILSRPRIPVPFPPPAADYSILIGDWYKADHQTLKDILDSGCRLASPDGILINGRGSNGAVFTIEQGKTIRLRVSNVGLQNSLNFRIQGHSMKLIEVEGIHTIQTTYDSLDIHVGQSYSVLVTGNKAPQDYYIAVSTRFSDKDMTATAILKYKNSARKVSGPIPSGPIPGIDWSLNQARSIRNNGTASGPRPNPQGSYPYWNIPISRTITLESSAGQVGGKQRYAINGVSYKPADTPLKLADYYKIPGVFRVGSMPENPTRRPISLDTAVLGADYRAFIEIVFQNHEDIIQSYHISGYNFRIVGMDKGVWSTNSRKQYNMADAGSRYTTQVYPKSWTAVLVALDNAGMWNVRSEFWARQYLGQQFYMRVYTNSNSTRDEYLIPPNALKCGRAIGRKP; via the exons ATGGTGGTGCTCAATCAAGCAAAAGGTGCCGTACGGCGCTTTGCCCTGATGATTTTAGTATTGGGTCTTGTTTGTGCTGAGGATCCGTACAGATATTTTGACTGGACTGTTAGCTATGGTGATATCTATCCTCTTGGAGTTAAACAAAGG GGAATTCTTATCAATGGCTTATTTCCGGGGCCCAACATTTATGCTGTTACCAACGATAATCTCATTATCAATGTTAAGAACAACTTGCCTGAGCCTTTCCTCCTCTCATG gAGTGGTATACAGAATAGGAAAAACTCTTTTCTAGACGGAGTTTCTGGGACAACATGTGCCATCCCACCAGGGAAGAACTATACCTACAAATTACAGGCCAAGGATCAAATTGGAAGCTTCTACTATTTTCCATCGACTGCTTTTCACAAGGCTGCTGGTGGCTTTGGAGCCATTAAAATCCTAAGCAGGCCAAGAATCCCAGTCCCATTTCCTCCACCTGCTGCTGATTACAGCATCCTCATCGGAGATTGGTACAAGGCTGACCATCAG ACATTGAAGGACATTCTTGATAGCGGTTGTAGGCTTGCTTCTCCAGATGGAATTCTGATCAATGGCCGTGGATCCAACGGTGCAGTTTTCACAATTGAACAAGGTAAAACGATTAGACTGAGAGTGTCAAATGTTGGGCTACAAAACTCGCTCAATTTCCGAATTCAAGGGCATAGCATGAAGTTAATCGAAGTTGAAGGAATCCACACTATCCAGACAACTTACGACTCACTTGACATACACGTGGGGCAATCCTATTCGGTGCTAGTTACAGGCAACAAGGCCCCACAGGACTACTACATTGCCGTCTCAACTCGCTTCTCCGACAAGGACATGACCGCCACTGCTATCCTTAAATATAAAAACTCGGCCCGTAAAGTTTCTGGCCCAATTCCTTCTGGGCCCATTCCGGGCATTGATTGGTCTCTGAACCAGGCCCGTTCAATTAG AAACAACGGAACCGCGAGTGGACCCAGGCCCAATCCACAAGGGTCGTACCCATACTGGAACATACCCATTTCAAGGACCATAACACTCGAGAGCTCAGCGGGTCAAGTCGGTGGCAAGCAAAGATACGCCATTAACGGTGTGTCGTACAAGCCTGCTGACACTCCTCTTAAGCTTGCAGACTACTATAAGATTCCAGGTGTCTTCCGGGTGGGCAGCATGCCTGAAAACCCGACCCGCAGACCCATCTCCCTTGATACAGCGGTTCTCGGCGCTGACTACAGAGCTTTTATTGAGATTGTTTTCCAGAATCACGAAGACATTATTCAGAGCTATCACATTAGCGGTTATAATTTCAGAATCGTCGG AATGGATAAAGGTGTATGGAGCACGAATAGTAGAAAGCAATACAATATGGCAGATGCTGGCTCACGATACACTACACag GTATACCCAAAGTCTTGGACGGCTGTTCTTGTGGCACTGGATAATGCGGGTATGTGGAATGTGCGGAGCGAGTTTTGGGCAAGGCAGTATCTAGGACAACAGTTTTACATGAGAGTTTATACAAATTCCAACTCAACTAGGGATGAATACCTCATTCCTCCTAATGCTTTGAAATGTGGCAGAGCTATTGGCCGCAAGCCAtga